Proteins encoded within one genomic window of Sphingomonas cannabina:
- a CDS encoding division/cell wall cluster transcriptional repressor MraZ produces MDEAGLYEGAGLQAVDPKGRVAIPADFRSTIDRNSQAKIIVVGFHPTLPCLRAYDTAWSQSEERRFRRMADEGVDIREIERQREAVFGDVERASFDPSGRFILPEFFKDEAKIADWAFFVGAGPTFNIWAPDVLLASDEASPRLKGRCAHMMANRKARG; encoded by the coding sequence GTGGACGAGGCGGGACTTTACGAAGGTGCGGGATTGCAGGCCGTCGACCCCAAGGGTCGCGTCGCCATCCCCGCAGACTTCCGCTCCACCATCGACCGCAACTCGCAGGCGAAGATCATCGTCGTCGGCTTCCACCCGACGCTGCCGTGCCTGCGCGCCTACGACACCGCCTGGTCGCAGTCGGAGGAGCGCCGCTTCCGCCGCATGGCCGACGAAGGGGTCGACATCCGCGAGATCGAGCGCCAGCGCGAGGCGGTGTTCGGCGACGTCGAGCGCGCGAGCTTCGACCCCAGCGGCCGCTTCATCCTGCCGGAGTTCTTCAAGGACGAGGCGAAGATCGCCGACTGGGCCTTCTTCGTCGGTGCCGGTCCCACCTTCAACATCTGGGCGCCCGACGTGCTGCTCGCGTCGGACGAGGCGAGCCCCCGCCTCAAGGGCCGCTGCGCGCACATGATGGCCAACCGGAAGGCGCGCGGATGA